Part of the Eubacterium sp. 1001713B170207_170306_E7 genome, TCGTCCGCGACAGCGCCCAGGTCACCTTCTTTCTCAGCTTTGTATTCTTCCTTGGCCATGGGCCCGAATTCCAGATTGGTTGCGGCCAGCGCCAGTACCATGATAATGGATAAAATAGCGTAAAGATTGTATGGGATGGTCGCGAAGAATGCCTGTAATTCATTGGTGAAGGCTCCGGTTTCATACAAGGTTGATCCAACCGCTGCCGCCCAGCTTGAAATCGGGGCGATAATGCAGACCGGCGCCGCGGTGGCGTCGATGATGTAGGCCAGCTTTGCACGGGATACATTGTACTTGTCCGTAACGGGTTTCATAACCGTACCGACCGTTAAGCAGTTGAAGTAGTCGTCGATGAAAATCAGCATTCCCAGAAAGCTGGTTGCCAGCTGTGCGCTTCTTTTGCTTTTCAGCTTGGTTGAGGCCCAGTTCCCGTAGGCTTTTGAGCCCCCGGCCATGGTGACCACATAAACCAGCGCCCCCAGCAGGGCCAAAAAGAGAATGATGTTAAACTTGCCAGGCGAACCAACGGTCTCAGCAGTAACGCCAAAGGCTACGCTGCTCATCTCGATGATGCCGCCGCCTGTGTTTAACGCGTAGATAAGTCCCCCTGAAAGTATTCCGATTAACAACGATGAAATAACTTCTTTGGTGCATAACGCCAGAACGATCGCGATGATCGGTGGTAACAGCGATAAGAAACCAACATCGATTGTTTCCATAAATACTCCTCCTTATTTTTTTATATTTGCTTCCACAAACAAGCCAATTTTAACACAAAATTAATGCAAATTAAAGGAAATAAATAGAATATGGTCTTTTAGGGCTCAAAAAATTTTTGCAATCAATAAAGCTGCGCCTGTTACAAACATAAAAATGCTTTGAAAAGCGGAATAACGGATTTGCTTTTACCCGCTTGACGCTTTTTTTATGCTACAATAGAGACATCTGAAATTAAAAGGCAGGAATTACCATGAAGCTGATCCTAACAAAAATCAAAGAACACCTTGGGCTGTTTCTCACCGCCATCTTTTTTCTGACGGTCGAGTCCCTCAGTGATCTTCTGCAGCCCACGCTCATGTCTCACATTGTGGACGACGGGGTAAAAAACCAGGACGTGGGCACCGTGCTCTATTTTGGCGCCATTATGCTGGGGGTGGCTTTTGTGGGCGCGGCAGGCGCGGTCATCCGGAACAACCTTTCGGTCCGCACCTCCCAGCAGATCGGGAAAGAGCTCCGCTCAGAGCTGTACCGGAAAATCCAGTCCTTTTCCTTTGAAAACATCGACCGGCTTCATCCCGCGTCTCTGATCACCCGCATTACCAACGACGTCACCCAGATACAGAATTTCATTAACGGTACCATGCGCATACTGGTCAAAGCGCCCATCACCTGCATTGGCGCCATCCTCCTCATCATTACCCAAACGCCCAGACAGACCCCGATGATTCTGATCATCCTGGTGGTTTCGACGCTGCTTATCCTGGGAAATATGCGCTTCGGCTATCCGAGGTTTGTACGGCTCCAGCGCAGGCTGGACCGTCTGAACAGTGTAAGCCGTGAGTTTCTGAGCGCCATCAGAGTGGTCAAGTCCTTTGGCAGAGAAGCCTATGAAACCAGCCGCTTTGCCACCGCCGCCGAAGAACTGGCAGGGGCCGGCGTCTCAGCCACCCGTGTGAGCGCGGTGTTTGGCCCACTGATCAACCTGACTGTCAACATTGGGATTGTGGTGCTGCTGTGGCTGGGGGGTACCGGAGGACATCAGGATGTGGGGAAGCTCATGGCCTCGGTCAATTATATGACCCAGGTGCTGTTTGCCCTGTCCATGGTTTCCAATATCCTCAATACCATGGTACGGGCCACCGCCTCGGCCGAGCGTGTCCAGGAGGTGCTCTCCGAAAGGCCGGCCATGTCCGAGCCGGAAACGCCCATGTCCGCCGCGGCCGGCGGCAGTGTTGCCTTTGAGCATGTTTCCTTCTCCTACAGCCATTCGCCTGAGAAGGCGCTGGAGGACGTATCCTTCAGTCTGGACAGCGGGCAGGTTTTGGGCATCATCGGGGCTACCGGCTCCGGCAAGTCCACACTGGTCAGCCTGATTCCAAGGTTTTATGACGCTGCCGGAGGGCGGGTGCTGGTGGGCGGCAGGGATGTGCGCAGCCTCAAAACCGCGGAGCTGCGGGCCCTCATTGGCATGGTACCTCAGAAAGCCCTGCTGTTTTCCGGCACCATCCGGGAGAATTTAAAATGGGGCGATCCGGACGCGGACGATAAAACCCTGGATGCCGCCGCCCATGCCGCCTGCGCCGATGAATTTATCAGCAGCTTTCCCAAGGGCTGCGACACGGTTCTGGGACAGGGCGGGGTGAACCTGTCCGGCGGGCAGCGGCAGCGGCTTTCCATCGCGCGGGCCCTGATCCGCCGCCCCGCGGTTTTGATAATGGACGACAGCACCAGTGCCCTTGACGCCACCACTGAGGCGGCAGTCATGAGCCGGATCCGGGAATACGCCAGGGGCGCCACCGTGATCCTCATCAGCCAGCGTATCGCCTCGGTCATGCGGGCGGATAAAATCCTCTGTATGGACGAGGGCCGTGTCTCCGGACTCGGCAGCCATGAAACGCTCATGGCAGAGAGCCCGGTCTACCGGGAAATTTATAAATCCCAGATAGGAGATGATGAACATGCCCGCCGCTAATCCCGCAGGACTGCCGCCAGCCCGGCGCTCACCCGGCAAACACAGGATGGCCGAGGTGGTTAAGCCCCAAAACATGAAGGGAACGCTGTCCCGGCTCTGGAGCCTGACCAGAGGCCACCGCCAGGGCCTGTGGCTGGTCTTTGTTTTATCTGGACTGGCCTCTCTTTCCGCCATGCTGGCGCCGCTGCTGATCGGAAAAATCATCGACAGCATCAACAACGGCCATCTGTCTGTTTCGCTCCTCGTTTTTCTGCTGCTCACCTACACGGGCGACTGGGCCGTCCGTTTCGCGCAGAATTTTGTCATGGCCTCGGTATCCCAGCGCATGATCTGTTATATCCGCAAAGCGTTGTTTGACGTGATGAAGGAGCTGCCGCTGGCCTTTTTTGACCGGAGCCCCCACGGCGACCTCATGAGCCGTCTCACCAATGACATCGACAATATCAGCTCCACCATTTCCGATTCCCTGGCGCAGCTCATGATGCTGGTCTTTACCTTTGTGGGGGTGCTTGGCATTATGCTTGCCCTCAATATCTGGCTGACGCTGGCGGCCCTGGCCGTCGTGCCTCTGGTTTTTTTGCTGACCCGCACCGTTACCCGCGTTACCCGAAAGCTGTATAAGCAACAGCAGGCGGCGCTCGGCCGGCTGGACGGCGAAATCGAGGAGACCATCTCAGGGCTGGCTCTGGTCAAGGCCTATGGCAGGGAGGAAGCTGTTATCGCGGAATTTGAGAAAAACAACGACGCGCTCTGTGATGTGGGCACCAGAGCCCAGGTCTGGTCCGGCTACCTCATGCCGCTCATGAATGTGATCAAAAACCTCAGCTTTATATCGGTCTCCATTGTCAGCGGTGTTATGGCCGCCCAGGGGCTGGTAAGCATCGGGACCATCTCGAGCTTTCTGCTG contains:
- a CDS encoding ABC transporter ATP-binding protein, with amino-acid sequence MKLILTKIKEHLGLFLTAIFFLTVESLSDLLQPTLMSHIVDDGVKNQDVGTVLYFGAIMLGVAFVGAAGAVIRNNLSVRTSQQIGKELRSELYRKIQSFSFENIDRLHPASLITRITNDVTQIQNFINGTMRILVKAPITCIGAILLIITQTPRQTPMILIILVVSTLLILGNMRFGYPRFVRLQRRLDRLNSVSREFLSAIRVVKSFGREAYETSRFATAAEELAGAGVSATRVSAVFGPLINLTVNIGIVVLLWLGGTGGHQDVGKLMASVNYMTQVLFALSMVSNILNTMVRATASAERVQEVLSERPAMSEPETPMSAAAGGSVAFEHVSFSYSHSPEKALEDVSFSLDSGQVLGIIGATGSGKSTLVSLIPRFYDAAGGRVLVGGRDVRSLKTAELRALIGMVPQKALLFSGTIRENLKWGDPDADDKTLDAAAHAACADEFISSFPKGCDTVLGQGGVNLSGGQRQRLSIARALIRRPAVLIMDDSTSALDATTEAAVMSRIREYARGATVILISQRIASVMRADKILCMDEGRVSGLGSHETLMAESPVYREIYKSQIGDDEHARR
- a CDS encoding ABC transporter ATP-binding protein; translation: MPAANPAGLPPARRSPGKHRMAEVVKPQNMKGTLSRLWSLTRGHRQGLWLVFVLSGLASLSAMLAPLLIGKIIDSINNGHLSVSLLVFLLLTYTGDWAVRFAQNFVMASVSQRMICYIRKALFDVMKELPLAFFDRSPHGDLMSRLTNDIDNISSTISDSLAQLMMLVFTFVGVLGIMLALNIWLTLAALAVVPLVFLLTRTVTRVTRKLYKQQQAALGRLDGEIEETISGLALVKAYGREEAVIAEFEKNNDALCDVGTRAQVWSGYLMPLMNVIKNLSFISVSIVSGVMAAQGLVSIGTISSFLLYSRQFTRPLNEIANIYNVFQTAVAGAERIFEIFDEIPEPPDPPDAMPIVHPRGDIAFDHVFFGYTPDTMILKDVSFEAKAGTRVAVVGATGAGKTTIISLLTRFYDVTDGRILLDGRDLRHYRLADLRRCFGVVLQDTALFHMSILENIRYGREDAADSEVIEAARAAGAHGFISRLSEGYQTVITDGGGSLSQGERQLLTIARAILADAPILILDEATSSVDTRTERRIQEAMRRLTQGRTSFMIAHRLSTIRDADQILLLENGRVAEMGSHQELMALGGVYCRMYKTQLGIEN